From one Haloferax marinisediminis genomic stretch:
- a CDS encoding HAD family hydrolase, translated as MERYDLLYRLYGNFDADAVREAQDFVDLLPPLDSAVALSHWQEVDDELSEKKDRIRRGFPNGDRYAELAARATRDQAFTALDLFTKYGRAVNALVLDVDETLRSAGRTDNEIPREVLHLLTEFHETDVPIVICTGQTLENVKGFAIQGLGNELVHSGDVSIVYEAGTGVFTPGHRSNTKRLLYETLDDSVQSVFASVRGRVIRDLPEGLRGCVHLQGNEFNVTLKPNFETGSDDAARVIDDSLVYMLDLLGEAVTDDADGPTWTRAYYAARDPEIEGVLADRDERPDPDTTVPDAVVETLDRVTVAYYQADAAELSAVDLNKAAGVEAALDVLGVDDPFVLVMGDSKSDLDVMRWAASGDRGIAAAPDHSSPGVLDHVRQTDSLVFDRGDAASMLRTAYALNLLVD; from the coding sequence ATGGAGCGGTACGACCTCCTGTACCGACTGTACGGGAATTTCGACGCAGACGCAGTCCGTGAAGCACAGGACTTCGTCGACCTCTTGCCACCACTCGACTCTGCGGTGGCGCTTTCACACTGGCAGGAGGTCGACGACGAGTTGAGCGAGAAGAAAGACCGCATTCGACGCGGGTTTCCAAACGGCGACCGGTACGCCGAACTCGCCGCTCGCGCCACGAGAGACCAGGCGTTCACCGCACTCGACCTGTTCACGAAGTACGGCCGAGCAGTCAACGCACTCGTCCTCGACGTCGACGAGACGCTTCGGTCGGCGGGCCGAACTGACAACGAGATTCCGCGTGAAGTTCTCCACCTCCTCACCGAGTTCCACGAGACAGACGTCCCCATCGTCATCTGCACGGGCCAGACCCTGGAGAACGTCAAAGGCTTCGCCATTCAGGGCCTTGGGAACGAACTCGTCCACTCCGGTGACGTGAGCATCGTCTACGAAGCAGGAACCGGAGTGTTCACGCCCGGCCACAGGTCGAACACGAAGCGCCTCCTGTACGAGACGCTCGACGACTCGGTTCAGTCGGTCTTCGCGTCGGTCCGTGGTCGCGTGATTCGTGACCTCCCGGAGGGTCTCCGTGGTTGTGTTCACCTTCAGGGCAACGAGTTCAACGTCACGCTCAAGCCCAACTTCGAGACCGGAAGCGACGACGCAGCGAGAGTCATCGACGACTCACTCGTGTACATGTTAGACCTCCTCGGTGAGGCCGTCACAGACGACGCCGACGGACCGACGTGGACCCGGGCGTACTACGCCGCCAGAGACCCAGAAATCGAGGGTGTCCTCGCTGACCGCGACGAACGTCCTGACCCGGACACGACGGTCCCTGACGCAGTCGTCGAGACGCTCGACCGAGTGACAGTCGCGTACTACCAGGCCGACGCCGCCGAACTCTCGGCAGTCGACTTGAACAAGGCAGCAGGTGTCGAGGCCGCACTCGACGTACTCGGCGTGGACGACCCGTTCGTTCTGGTCATGGGCGATTCTAAGTCGGACCTCGACGTGATGCGATGGGCCGCTTCGGGCGACCGCGGCATCGCTGCTGCACCCGACCACTCGTCACCCGGTGTGCTCGACCACGTTCGTCAGACCGACAGCCTCGTCTTCGACCGGGGAGATGCTGCGTCGATGCTCAGAACCGCCTACGCACTCAACCTCCTCGTCGACTGA